From Lysinibacillus sp. SGAir0095, the proteins below share one genomic window:
- a CDS encoding VOC family protein yields MGRVVHFEIHVEDMERAKKFYGEVFGWSFEDWSDYAGMPYFGAVTGDEGQLGINGALIKRQGPSPEPNQSVNGFVCTLGVDDYDATEKIILENDGVVALPKYALPGMAWQGYYLDTEGNIIGIHQADENAK; encoded by the coding sequence ATGGGAAGAGTAGTTCATTTTGAAATTCATGTAGAAGATATGGAGAGAGCAAAGAAATTTTATGGTGAGGTATTTGGTTGGTCATTTGAAGATTGGAGTGACTATGCAGGAATGCCTTACTTTGGTGCAGTGACTGGAGATGAAGGGCAACTAGGAATCAATGGCGCATTAATAAAACGTCAAGGACCTTCTCCTGAACCAAACCAGAGTGTAAATGGTTTTGTTTGTACATTGGGTGTCGATGATTATGATGCAACAGAGAAGATAATCCTTGAAAACGATGGTGTAGTGGCATTACCAAAATATGCGTTGCCAGGGATGGCGTGGCAGGGATATTATCTTGATACTGAAGGAAATATCATTGGAATTCACCAAGCAGATGAAAATGCCAAATAA
- a CDS encoding alpha/beta-type small acid-soluble spore protein — MASERSSNKLLFPGAQAAMDQMKYEIAQEFGVNLGPEDAARANGSVGGEITKRLVQMAEAQLKGRSGQ, encoded by the coding sequence ATGGCTTCTGAAAGAAGTTCAAATAAATTGCTCTTCCCAGGTGCTCAAGCTGCAATGGACCAAATGAAATATGAAATTGCACAAGAGTTTGGAGTAAACCTTGGACCGGAAGATGCAGCACGCGCCAATGGTTCTGTTGGTGGCGAAATTACGAAACGCCTTGTTCAAATGGCCGAAGCACAATTAAAAGGACGCTCAGGTCAATAA
- a CDS encoding ribonuclease H-like YkuK family protein — MVKDYVSNITFQNLSQKNMTFEMVFRNIEQFMEKDPTGNFRLMFGTDSQAFSRETRFITGIVIQQERKGVWACFRKVIIPRKMTNLYERISYETTLTEEVVALFTDQKKNALIDIVLPHIYKGASFSIEGHIDIGSGTRNKTSIFVKEMISRMNTLGIKAKIKPDSFVASSYANRFTK; from the coding sequence ATGGTAAAGGACTATGTATCGAATATTACCTTTCAAAATTTGAGTCAAAAAAATATGACTTTTGAAATGGTTTTTCGTAATATTGAACAGTTTATGGAGAAAGATCCCACCGGAAACTTTAGGTTAATGTTTGGAACCGATTCACAAGCGTTTAGTCGAGAAACAAGGTTTATAACTGGAATTGTAATCCAGCAAGAAAGAAAGGGCGTTTGGGCATGCTTTCGAAAAGTCATTATTCCAAGAAAGATGACCAATCTCTACGAACGAATTTCCTATGAAACAACCTTAACAGAAGAAGTGGTAGCACTTTTTACTGATCAGAAAAAAAATGCTTTAATCGACATTGTACTCCCCCATATCTATAAAGGAGCAAGTTTCTCAATCGAAGGTCATATTGATATCGGTTCAGGTACAAGAAATAAAACAAGCATTTTTGTAAAAGAAATGATTTCTAGAATGAACACCCTTGGCATAAAAGCAAAAATCAAGCCTGATTCCTTTGTGGCCAGCAGCTATGCAAACCGTTTCACAAAGTAG
- a CDS encoding tartrate dehydrogenase has translation MQTYKIAVIAGDGIGKEVVPAAIEVLDKVANLDGSFQFEWTYFPWGCDYYLEHGEMMPEDGLETLKQFDQIFLGAVGMPELVPDHISLWGLLIKIRRGLKQSINVRPAKLLAGLESPLKSPQNFDITVVRENSEGEYSDSGGRMHSGADEIAIQNAVFTRKGTERAMRYAFVLAKNSRKHVTSATKSNGLTYSMPFWDQVFNEVKEDYPEIDSSVNHIDALAAFFVMKPEAFDVIVASNLFGDILTDLGGAIMGSIGIAPAGNLNIEREYPSMFEPVHGSAPDIAGKGIANPIGQIWTGKMMLDFLGHHEAGTRILNAIEKTLASGVKTGDLGGTSLLVEVKETIIHYL, from the coding sequence TTGCAAACATATAAAATTGCAGTTATAGCAGGCGACGGCATAGGAAAAGAAGTAGTTCCAGCAGCAATAGAAGTGTTAGATAAAGTTGCAAATCTTGATGGAAGCTTCCAATTTGAATGGACATACTTTCCCTGGGGCTGCGATTACTACCTCGAGCATGGCGAAATGATGCCTGAAGACGGGCTTGAAACACTAAAACAATTCGACCAAATTTTTCTAGGTGCTGTCGGGATGCCCGAGCTTGTCCCTGATCACATCTCACTATGGGGTTTACTGATCAAAATACGTCGAGGATTAAAGCAGTCTATCAACGTTCGACCTGCTAAGCTTTTAGCTGGACTGGAATCTCCTTTAAAATCTCCTCAAAATTTTGATATTACAGTGGTACGTGAAAATTCAGAAGGCGAGTATTCAGATAGTGGTGGCCGAATGCACAGCGGAGCAGATGAAATCGCAATTCAAAATGCAGTTTTCACACGCAAAGGTACAGAACGAGCAATGCGTTACGCATTTGTACTTGCGAAAAACTCTCGCAAGCATGTAACTAGTGCAACAAAATCAAACGGTCTTACATACTCGATGCCATTTTGGGATCAAGTGTTTAATGAAGTGAAAGAAGATTATCCTGAGATAGATAGTTCAGTAAATCACATTGATGCTTTAGCTGCATTTTTTGTAATGAAACCCGAAGCATTTGATGTTATTGTTGCTTCTAATTTGTTCGGTGATATTTTAACAGATTTAGGTGGCGCAATTATGGGCAGTATCGGTATTGCCCCAGCTGGAAACCTAAATATAGAACGTGAATATCCTTCTATGTTTGAACCTGTGCACGGTTCAGCACCTGATATTGCAGGAAAAGGGATCGCCAACCCAATCGGTCAAATTTGGACTGGTAAAATGATGCTCGATTTCCTGGGCCACCATGAAGCTGGAACTCGCATATTGAATGCTATAGAAAAAACATTGGCATCCGGTGTAAAAACTGGTGATTTAGGTGGCACCTCTTTGCTGGTTGAAGTGAAAGAGACAATCATTCATTATTTATAA
- a CDS encoding PepSY domain-containing protein: protein MFKKLLISGSTLLLLAACNNTDESTKNTATTTPSTEVNVGSGNVEQTTSEISTNITEVTVSLQDAVAIFQESHPEAKIHSVDLDTSFGKYEYDVTGQEASTEYEMTIDAETKEVLKEETETEVDREGTLDFSKIIEPSAAIEFASSVPETNELIPESWSLEADNGIQSYTVNFEKGRSEVEVEVNAETGEILHVEIGG from the coding sequence ATGTTTAAAAAATTATTAATTTCAGGAAGTACACTATTGTTATTAGCAGCATGTAACAATACAGACGAATCAACAAAAAATACAGCCACTACAACCCCATCAACAGAAGTCAATGTAGGTTCAGGCAATGTCGAACAGACAACTAGTGAAATATCAACAAATATTACTGAGGTTACTGTATCACTTCAAGATGCGGTAGCAATTTTCCAAGAATCTCATCCGGAGGCAAAGATTCATTCTGTTGATCTAGATACAAGTTTTGGGAAGTATGAATATGATGTAACTGGACAAGAAGCATCTACTGAATACGAAATGACGATTGATGCTGAAACAAAAGAAGTCTTAAAAGAAGAAACTGAAACAGAGGTTGATCGCGAAGGTACTTTAGACTTTTCAAAAATTATAGAACCTTCTGCTGCAATTGAATTCGCTTCATCTGTCCCTGAAACAAATGAACTGATACCTGAAAGTTGGTCTTTAGAGGCAGACAATGGAATTCAAAGCTATACTGTAAATTTTGAAAAGGGAAGATCTGAAGTAGAAGTTGAGGTAAATGCTGAGACAGGTGAAATTCTGCACGTAGAAATCGGTGGGTAG
- a CDS encoding 2-hydroxyacid dehydrogenase: MKVLVIGNENRYKKYMPDVEIIKEADITFCTIGTSEEELIRQGKTAQVLLVDAIAPVSKNLIENLPNLQLIHSEGVGYNAIDIHTAKERGIYVCNNKGVNAGAVAEQTILLMLGLLRKVATGDMSVREGNQLKTKEKAMIEGITELADCKIGLIGFGDIAKATAKRLNPFECEIYYYSRTRLPKEIEDEFRVTYMELHELATTCDIISIHVPVTEETTGMINQEFLKKMKRTAYLVNTARGEIVDNEAVRQALIDGEIQGAGFDTVYPEPTTKDNILVNLPDEAADKVLFSPHIGGITSSTFFRAHENIWSNVEAVMNDQRPNYVVNGVLKIRRG, encoded by the coding sequence ATGAAAGTATTGGTTATAGGAAATGAAAATCGATATAAAAAATATATGCCTGACGTTGAAATAATAAAGGAAGCCGATATAACGTTCTGTACTATTGGTACAAGTGAAGAAGAGTTAATTAGGCAGGGAAAGACAGCTCAAGTATTGTTAGTTGATGCGATTGCACCAGTAAGTAAAAACTTAATAGAGAATTTACCAAACTTGCAGCTTATCCATTCGGAAGGGGTGGGATATAACGCGATTGATATTCATACTGCGAAAGAGCGTGGTATTTATGTTTGCAATAATAAAGGAGTAAATGCCGGTGCGGTTGCCGAACAGACGATTTTACTAATGCTAGGGTTATTAAGGAAGGTTGCAACTGGTGATATGAGTGTGCGTGAAGGCAATCAGTTAAAAACAAAGGAAAAGGCAATGATTGAAGGAATAACTGAACTCGCAGATTGTAAAATAGGGTTAATCGGGTTTGGAGATATCGCAAAAGCAACGGCAAAACGACTCAATCCATTCGAATGTGAAATCTACTATTATAGTAGAACACGTCTTCCAAAGGAAATAGAAGACGAGTTCCGTGTGACATATATGGAATTGCATGAACTAGCGACTACTTGCGATATTATTAGTATTCATGTGCCAGTAACCGAAGAGACAACAGGAATGATCAATCAAGAGTTTTTAAAGAAGATGAAGAGGACAGCTTATCTTGTTAACACTGCTCGTGGAGAGATTGTGGATAATGAAGCAGTAAGACAAGCATTAATCGACGGTGAAATTCAAGGAGCTGGCTTTGATACGGTTTATCCAGAACCTACCACAAAGGACAACATTTTAGTTAATCTTCCTGATGAGGCGGCAGACAAAGTATTATTTTCACCTCATATAGGTGGAATTACATCTAGTACTTTTTTTAGAGCACATGAAAATATATGGTCGAATGTTGAAGCTGTTATGAATGATCAGAGACCAAACTATGTTGTAAATGGTGTCTTGAAAATTCGAAGAGGTTAA
- a CDS encoding PLP-dependent aminotransferase family protein, giving the protein MYKYANRMEEVSSSAVREIFKAMADPEMISFGGGSPANESFPIDEIKRITDKVLSDKGHQILQYGITEGWKPLKEAYLKHIAHPKGIKGSTENVIVTTGASQGIHLLADAFLEPGDVVLVESPTFLGVFSTFNKYFVKSVPVAMDEHGLIMEDLEAKIKEYNPKMIYTIPTFQNPTGRTLPLNRRQKVAELASEYNVIVLEDDPYCDLRYSGDTLPSIKTFDKTGHVVLLNSFAKIISPGLRVGTVLAEEEIIQKLTVAKQGSDTHTANLTQAICAEFLEQGLLPDHLKKINELYAGKLHTMITSIEEYFPEGTKFTKPEGGLFIWVELPGEPDVLALFERATTDYKVAFVPGIHFCKNSEDGIKHLRLNFSSSTPEKIEEGIKKLGELFKNDLEER; this is encoded by the coding sequence ATGTACAAATACGCAAATCGTATGGAGGAAGTATCATCCAGTGCTGTGCGTGAAATTTTTAAAGCGATGGCTGATCCTGAAATGATTTCATTTGGTGGAGGGAGTCCTGCAAATGAGTCCTTCCCAATCGATGAAATTAAAAGAATTACAGATAAAGTGCTATCTGATAAAGGGCACCAAATTCTTCAATATGGAATCACAGAAGGATGGAAACCTTTAAAAGAAGCTTACTTAAAGCATATAGCACATCCAAAAGGGATAAAAGGATCAACTGAAAACGTGATTGTGACAACTGGGGCTTCTCAAGGAATACACTTATTGGCAGATGCTTTTCTAGAACCAGGAGACGTAGTATTAGTAGAATCCCCTACATTTTTAGGGGTGTTCTCCACGTTCAATAAGTACTTTGTAAAATCTGTTCCTGTGGCGATGGATGAGCATGGGTTAATCATGGAAGACTTAGAAGCGAAGATAAAAGAGTATAACCCCAAAATGATTTATACAATTCCTACGTTCCAAAACCCTACTGGACGTACTTTACCATTGAATCGTCGTCAAAAAGTTGCAGAGTTGGCGTCGGAGTACAATGTGATCGTTTTAGAAGATGATCCTTATTGTGATTTAAGATATTCTGGAGATACCTTACCATCAATCAAAACATTTGATAAAACGGGGCATGTTGTATTATTAAATAGTTTTGCCAAAATCATATCTCCTGGGTTACGTGTCGGTACAGTATTAGCTGAAGAGGAAATTATTCAAAAGTTAACTGTAGCAAAACAAGGTTCGGATACTCATACTGCTAATTTAACACAAGCCATTTGTGCAGAATTTCTAGAACAAGGATTATTGCCGGACCATTTGAAAAAAATTAATGAGCTTTATGCTGGAAAATTACATACAATGATTACTAGCATTGAAGAGTATTTCCCTGAAGGTACAAAGTTTACGAAGCCGGAAGGGGGGCTTTTTATTTGGGTCGAACTCCCAGGAGAACCAGATGTACTTGCTTTATTTGAAAGAGCAACAACAGATTACAAAGTTGCTTTTGTTCCAGGAATCCATTTTTGTAAAAATTCAGAGGATGGTATCAAACATTTACGCTTAAATTTCTCCTCGAGCACCCCTGAAAAAATTGAGGAAGGAATAAAAAAGCTAGGGGAATTATTTAAGAACGATTTAGAGGAAAGATAA
- the dapA gene encoding 4-hydroxy-tetrahydrodipicolinate synthase has protein sequence MNFGKILTAMVTPFDAFGEIDWNATHNLINYLIANGTDGLVVSGTTGESPTLSEQEKLDLFRFTVKVVDGRVPVIAGTGTYNTRDSIILTKQAENAGVDGIMLVTPYYNKPSQEGMYQHFKAIAESTNLPIILYNIPGRSVVNLSVETVIRLSAIHNIVAIKEASGNLDAMAEIIEKTPERFSLYSGDDGLTLPTLSIGGTGVISVAAHIIGKEMQEMIRKFQSGNLAGAAKDHRKLLPIMKALFATPNPTSVKAALNSNGIPVGGVRLPMVPLTAEELASLQAVLNTLEEARI, from the coding sequence ATGAATTTCGGAAAAATTTTAACTGCTATGGTGACACCATTTGATGCGTTTGGTGAAATCGATTGGAATGCTACTCATAACTTAATTAATTATTTAATCGCCAATGGAACTGATGGACTTGTGGTTTCCGGTACTACTGGAGAATCCCCAACTTTAAGTGAACAAGAAAAACTTGATTTATTTAGATTTACTGTAAAAGTTGTAGACGGTCGCGTTCCAGTAATCGCAGGTACAGGCACTTACAACACAAGAGATTCGATTATATTAACAAAACAAGCAGAAAATGCGGGTGTTGATGGGATCATGCTTGTAACGCCATATTATAACAAGCCTTCACAAGAAGGAATGTACCAGCATTTTAAAGCTATTGCAGAAAGCACTAATTTACCTATTATTCTTTATAATATCCCTGGTCGAAGTGTTGTAAATTTATCTGTTGAAACGGTAATTCGCCTCTCAGCTATTCACAATATCGTTGCGATTAAAGAAGCAAGTGGAAATCTCGATGCTATGGCTGAAATTATAGAAAAAACACCAGAACGCTTTTCATTATATAGTGGTGATGACGGCTTGACATTACCTACCTTATCAATCGGCGGAACTGGCGTTATTTCTGTTGCAGCACATATCATTGGTAAGGAAATGCAGGAGATGATTCGTAAATTCCAAAGCGGCAACTTAGCTGGTGCTGCAAAAGATCATCGTAAGCTGTTACCTATCATGAAAGCATTATTTGCAACACCAAATCCAACATCTGTAAAAGCGGCTTTAAATTCTAATGGAATTCCTGTTGGCGGTGTACGTCTACCAATGGTTCCATTAACTGCTGAAGAATTAGCTTCATTACAGGCAGTTTTGAATACTTTAGAAGAAGCAAGAATCTAA
- a CDS encoding GNAT family N-acetyltransferase produces MTNNLILEQINNIEELELQLTIFNSKRALSNIEKQLQVSKIGNCSLLCDANSANSIYYNRIKGFGKNDLDKLDEMLNLYYEQNINPSFDMTPNNIEEEVTLALTNHGFSVVGQLTFMEKIPQAYEVFNDEVTIVEVTEKNAEEFVKIVIQSNPGMSVNHSVIASKKEYFFRPDFRNFIAYMGDSVAGIGSLFIKDEKGYIGNGFTFEQYRYKGVQKELLKYRVNKANELGITKLFTDVEFGSISHNNMRKLGFETVYINSFWMKVK; encoded by the coding sequence TTGACAAACAATTTAATCTTAGAACAAATAAATAATATAGAAGAGTTAGAGCTTCAACTCACTATATTCAATTCGAAAAGAGCACTTTCTAATATTGAAAAACAGCTACAGGTATCAAAAATCGGTAATTGTTCATTACTTTGCGACGCCAATAGCGCCAACTCCATTTACTATAATCGAATAAAAGGGTTTGGCAAGAACGACTTAGATAAATTAGATGAAATGTTGAATCTATACTATGAACAAAACATAAACCCTAGTTTCGATATGACACCGAATAACATAGAGGAAGAAGTTACATTGGCATTAACTAATCACGGGTTTTCTGTAGTTGGACAACTAACATTTATGGAGAAAATTCCTCAGGCTTATGAAGTGTTCAATGATGAAGTTACGATTGTTGAAGTTACCGAGAAAAACGCTGAAGAATTCGTTAAAATTGTGATTCAATCTAATCCTGGAATGAGTGTCAATCATTCTGTTATAGCTAGTAAAAAAGAGTATTTTTTTAGACCTGATTTCCGGAACTTTATTGCTTATATGGGAGACAGTGTAGCTGGTATTGGCTCTCTTTTTATAAAGGACGAAAAAGGATATATCGGGAATGGTTTTACCTTTGAACAATATCGATACAAAGGTGTTCAAAAAGAATTGTTAAAGTATCGGGTGAACAAAGCGAATGAATTGGGAATAACCAAATTATTCACTGATGTCGAATTTGGATCGATCAGTCATAATAATATGAGAAAATTAGGATTTGAAACGGTCTATATCAATTCTTTTTGGATGAAAGTTAAATAG